The following are from one region of the Siniperca chuatsi isolate FFG_IHB_CAS linkage group LG21, ASM2008510v1, whole genome shotgun sequence genome:
- the slc16a6b gene encoding solute carrier family 16 member 6b encodes MRMPNSQHCWGPNVYPEVPDGGWGWAVAVAFFLVEVCSYGTLKSLGVFLQDLMEEFGESNSRVSWVISICVFIFTFTAPLSTMLSNRFGYRPVVMVGGFLISLGTITSAFTNSINEMYITIGFVSGLGYCLTFIPTVTILAQYFSRRRALVTSIASSGESFAVFTFAPAFTTLKEHIGWRYCLVILGIFQTSVIGCGLLLRPIIIKPEPVKEGDESDKESLSLKHLQTVYELENEQTRTSIRSGVSQGSDDSGVTSLSASNLDLRTAGVESKALMEWEVQDKEGQEPSLSTPPTPVKEKDEGDLAEVETGPLQPSSPKLLDFSVLKDSAFIWYSLFGLFATLGFFAPQLYIIELSKSRGVEPSMASYMLSVMAVAEIFGRLSIGVVLNKVRCRKTLVLLGCVVLLCLVLVAFAIVWEFWGLVVCCALYGYFMGTVGSTHIAMLAEEEVVGIQKMPSSVGVYVFIQSFAGLAGPPLGGVLVDVTQNYGAAFYSCAVGMGLSAICLALVGPAKSGMCQRMNRNKEKGSSTEEEEKMSQDSGQSDFLDVDLAPEDSPVRQAVDQDNVSVI; translated from the exons TCAAGAGCCTGGGTGTCTTCCTCCAGGATCTGATGGAAGAGTTTGGGGAGAGTAACAGTCGAGTGTCATGGGTCATCTCCATCTGTGTCTTCATCTTTACCTTCACTG CCCCCCTGTCCACGATGCTGAGCAACCGCTTTGGCTATCGTCCAGTGGTGATGGTGGGGGGCTTCCTCATCAGCCTGGGAACCATCACCTCCGCCTTCACCAACTCCATCAACGAGATGTACATCACCATCGGCTTTGTTTCAG GCCTCGGCTACTGTCTCACCTTCATCCCCACCGTCACCATCCTAGCCCAGTACTTCTCCAGACGGCGAGCCCTCGTCACCTCCATTGCTTCCTCTGGAGAATCCTTCGCCGTATTTACATTTGCTCCAG CCTTCACTACACTGAAGGAACACATTGGCTGGCGCTACTGTCTGGTTATCCTCGGCATCTTTCAGACTTCTGTGATTGGCTGCGGGCTTCTCCTTCGTCCAATCATCATTAAGCCGGAGCCTGTAAAGGAGGGCGATGAATCAGACAAAGAGTCTCTCTCTTTGAAGCACCTGCAGACTGTTTATGAACTGGAGAACGAACAAACCAGAACCTCCATCCGTTCAGGAGTCTCGCAGGGCTCAGACGACTCCGGTGTCACCTCCCTCTCTGCTTCCAACTTAGACTTGAGGACTGCAGGAGTTGAAAGCAAGGCTCTGATGGAGTGGGAGGTGCAGGACAAGGAGGGCCAGGAGCCATCACTGTCCACACCTCCCACTCCAGTCAAGGAGAAGGATGAGGGGGACCTGGCAGAGGTAGAAACGGGTCCTCTCCAGCCCTCCAGCCCCAAACTCCTGGACTTCTCTGTGCTTAAAGACAGTGCCTTCATCTGGTACTCCCTCTTTGGCTTGTTCGCCACTCTGGGCTTCTTTGCCCCGCAGCTCTACATCATTGAACTGAGCAAGAGCCGGGGCGTGGAGCCCAGCATGGCCTCCTACATGCTCTCTGTGATGGCTGTGGCCGAGATCTTTGGCCGCTTGTCCATCGGGGTGGTGCTGAACAAAGTCCGCTGCAGGAAGACCCTGGTGCTGCTGGGCTGTGTGGTTTTGCTGTGCCTGGTGCTGGTGGCCTTCGCTATCGTGTGGGAGTTCTGGGGCCTGGTGGTCTGCTGCGCCCTCTACGGCTACTTCATGGGCACCGTCGGCTCCACTCACATCGCCATGCTGGCTGAGGAGGAAGTGGTGGGCATCCAGAAGATGCCGTCATCAGTAGGAGTGTACGTCTTCATCCAGAGCTTCGCTGGGCTGGCAGGGCCGCCGCTAGGAG GTGTGTTGGTGGATGTCACACAGAACTACGGTGCTGCCTTCTACTCCTGTGCGGTGGGAATGGGCCTCAGTGCCATATGCCTGGCTCTGGTCGGCCCAGCCAAGTCGGGCATGTGCCAAAGaatgaacagaaacaaagagaaaggcagcagcacagaggaagaggagaaaatgtcTCAGGACAGCGGCCAGTCTGACTTTTTGGATGTGGACTTAGCCCCGGAGGACAGTCCAGTCAGACAGGCTGTGGATCAGGACAATGTCTCTGTAATATGA